One part of the Mytilus trossulus isolate FHL-02 chromosome 11, PNRI_Mtr1.1.1.hap1, whole genome shotgun sequence genome encodes these proteins:
- the LOC134691232 gene encoding zinc finger protein 91-like, which translates to MDEDGTDHCIRLPATNGPRPYKCEVCQRSFREVATLRKHEQLHRADRPYVCTTCGKSFLWSSNLKVHERVHTGERPYKCKICHRCFTQSNDLRRHERNVHMRGKLGNQRAPAARPTGQVNMAAYHAFAMQQRALLQHALTYESMIQTSSVSQHHIFPGQPRPNSQMMSLPQALKSRDGTSAISTSTDRDKDQSSPVKLEQVTPPHSPPEQGQVEHMKAETRYSLAESYSQMSSSSMVHSPSSSIPTSTFTSHNEGIITRNRNGSITPQSSGLVSPVSTNFRCMPERLSMTSLPQPTLPPISSLYNGSSFDRVIDLSVNKSVSSEESEDNESKGGNSIRSKSPPMSETESEEKRHVTTTSETPVSDSGIHHCAHCNIIFNDFTMFHLHQSLHSPEEEDPFVCPSCHRRCQDRIEFMFHMVWHVKYPHTIPNYEPFRENFIS; encoded by the exons ATGGATGAGGATGGGACAGACCACTGCATCAGATTGCCAGCCACAAATGGACCACGTCCGTACAAATGTGAGGTTTGTCAAAGATCTTTTCGAGAAGTTGCCACTCTAAGGAAACATGAACAGTTACATCGAGCCGACAGACCTTATGTGTGTACAACATGTGGGAAGTCCTTTCTCTGGTCATCAAATCTCAAGGTCCATGAGAGAGTTCATACAGGGGAACGTccatacaaatgtaaaatatgtcaTAG GTGTTTTactcaatcaaatgatttaagAAGACATGAAAGAAATGTTCACATGCGTGGTAAACTTGGAAATCAGAGGGCACCAGCTGCCAGACCGACAGGGCAGGTCAATATGGCTGCATATCATGCCTTTGCTATGCAGCAGAGGGCATTATTGCAGCATGCCCTGACATATGAGAGCATGATTCAGACCTCTAGTGTCAGCCAACATCACATTTTTCCAGGTCAACCTCGGCCAAACTCTCAGATGATGTCTCTACCTCAAGCTTTAAAATCTCGTGATGGTACCTCAGCTATATCTACCTCTACAGACCGAGACAAGGACCAGtctagtccagtcaaactagaACAGGTGACACCACCTCACAGCCCACCTGAACAAGGACAAGTGGAACATATGAAAGCAGAAACTAGATACAGTCTGGCAGAAAGTTATAGTCAG ATGTCAAGCTCAAGTATGGTGCATTCTCCATCCTCATCAATACCAACTTCAACCTTTACCTCACACAATGAAGGCATTATTACCAGAAATAGAAATGGGAGCATTACGCCTCAGAGCAGTGGTCTAGTATCTCCAGTCTCAACAAACTTCCGATGCATGCCAGAGCGATTATCCATGACAAGTCTACCTCAACCAACATTGCCTCCAATCTCCTCTCTTTATAATGGCAGCTCATTTGATCGGGTCATTGATCTCAGTGTCAACAAGTCTGTCAGTAGTGAAGAATCTGAGGATAATGAATCAAAGGGAGGGAATTCTATTCGTTCAAAGAGCCCACCTATGTCAGAGACGGAAAGTGAAGAGAAAAGACATGTTACAACTACCTCAGAAACTCCAGTTTCGGATTCGGGTATCCATCATTGTGCACattgtaatattattttcaatgattttacAATGTTTCATCTTCACCAAAGTCTGCACTCTCCAGAGGAAGAAGATCCTTTTGTCTGTCCGTCATGTCATAGACGATGCCAGGATCGTATTGAGTTCATGTTCCACATGGTCTGGCATGTAAAGTACCCCCACACTATACCAAACTATGAACCTTTCAGAGAAAACTTCATATCATAG
- the LOC134691233 gene encoding leucine-rich repeat protein SHOC-2-like has translation MAKEKEEVIPVAGPGSKIKALAPTVRKHFKFEGAAVFVDFSTNSVKALPAEIWKNEEIQRKSTKFLGENNRLKKLPKTISDLENLVFIDLRNNILTSLPGTICKIKPLKTLLVSGNQLKSLPATIHKAESLATVDASNNKIKAIPKTINKSKSIVLLDLSDNVIKSIKKNIYEVGAQIILKGNRIIELPDANVKNPALKMLDVSHNSIAHIPDNINNVLTLTWLNLSHNDLSEIPKEMGFLKYLTFLDLSHNSLETVPEELCAIEFALKTLLLSGNMLKYLPKNINKLKRLQTLEAADNALTGLPPNFSDLKDLKSLELSGNKIQNMQEMSKLKFVEHIKLARNEITVLPEDLPNLKSLISLDVSGNYLKVIPDNICKIGTLKSLSAAKNKISAIPETLGEDQLITELDVSHNKIQGFPQDLKKLRCIEVLKIAGNQISALPKSLDVMFQIRTLDVAGNSLTQFMLPKTITSLNIAENPVFHPKDDDKSIFSQFAEKDHARLITVLDASNTKLPEIWDSICKLRVLTVVKLTQNAISVIPEDFCKLRALQEVDLSKNGINEIPDKFNQLQNLRKLNLAHNSLKEFSESLCDLHQLEVLNLADNEISILPETFGEINKLTKLVELDLSYNRLANLPEERWDVLASMKVLNVSFNSINMVPADLPYLYRIEVLNAASNDLTSLPSDIVKMTGLKSIDVSDNLLEALPEGICKLPCLTNVNVADNKIKQWPSKIEALKAKATVNMENQSAYKQRDAPDDALKAGEVQTDAEDDSKR, from the coding sequence ATggcaaaagaaaaagaagaggTTATACCAGTGGCAGGTCCCGGGAGTAAGATTAAAGCGCTTGCACCAACAGTGCggaaacatttcaaatttgaaggAGCTGcagtttttgtagatttttctaCAAACAGTGTCAAGGCATTACCAGCAGAGATTTGGAAAAATGAAGAGATACAGAGAAAATCTACTAAGTTCCTGGGAGAAAACAACAGATTAAAGAAACTTCCAAAGACAATTTCAGATCTTGAGAACTTAGTTTTCATTGATTTGCGAAATAACATCTTAACATCACTCCCTGGAACGATATGCAAAATCAAACCACTTAAAACCCTGCTAGTCTCCGGTAATCAACTTAAAAGTTTACCAGCAACCATCCACAAAGCTGAAAGTCTCGCCACTGTCGATGcgtcaaataataaaatcaaagcTATACCAAAAACTATCAACAAATCAAAATCTATAGTTCTTTTGGATTTATCCGACAACGTCATCAAgtctataaagaaaaatatttacgAAGTCGGAGCTCAGATAATTTTGAAAGGAAACCGAATAATCGAGTTGCCAGACGCTAATGTCAAGAACCCCGCACTAAAGATGCTAGACGTATCCCACAATTCCATAGCACATATCCCAGACAATATCAACAATGTTTTGACACTTACATGGCTCAATCTGAGCCACAATGACCTATCCGAGATACCAAAAGAAATGGGTTTCCTGAAATACTTGACATTTTTAGATTTGTCACATAATAGCTTAGAAACTGTTCCAGAGGAGTTATGTGCGATAGAATTTGCATTGAAAACATTGCTGCTTTCCGGAAATATGTTGAAATACCTTCCAAAGAACATTAACAAACTTAAACGCTTACAAACACTCGAGGCAGCCGACAATGCTTTGACTGGGTTACCCCCGAACTTCTCCGATCTAAAGGACTTAAAATCACTCGAGCTTTCAggaaacaaaattcaaaacatgcAGGAAATGAGCAAATTGAAGTTTGTAGAACATATAAAATTGGCAAGGAACGAAATAACAGTTCTCCCAGAAGATTTGCCTAATCTGAAGTCATTGATATCCCTTGATGTTTCAGGCAATTACCTTAAAGTTATTCCGGATAATATATGCAAAATAGGAACATTAAAATCCCTTTCGGCGGCCAAGAACAAAATAAGTGCAATTCCAGAGACCCTAGGAGAAGACCAGCTTATAACAGAACTTGATGTATCTCACAACAAAATACAAGGATTTCCACAAGATTTGAAAAAGTTGAGGTGCATTGAAGTTCTTAAAATTGCAGGGAATCAAATTTCAGCCCTTCCAAAGAGCTTAGATGTTATGTTTCAGATACGGACATTAGATGTCGCTGGTAATTCGCTGACTCAGTTTATGTTACCAAAAACAATAACGTCACTGAATATAGCAGAAAATCCTGTATTTCATCCAAAAGATGACGATAAGTCTATTTTTAGCCAATTTGCTGAGAAAGACCATGCCCGTCTGATCACAGTTCTTGATGCCTCAAATACAAAACTTCCTGAAATATGGGATTCCATTTGCAAACTTCGTGTTCTGACTGTCGTGAAACTAACACAAAACGCCATCAGTGTAATACCAGAAGATTTCTGTAAACTTAGAGCGCTTCAAGAAGTAGATCTGAGCAAAAATGGAATAAATGAAATACCAGACAAATTCAATCAGCTACAAAATCTCCGAAAACTGAATTTAGCCCACAATAGCCTCAAAGAATTTTCAGAAAGTCTCTGTGATCTTCACCAGTTGGAAGTTTTAAATCTGGCAGACAATGAAATTTCAATATTACCAGAAACATTTggagaaattaacaaattaacaaaacttgttGAGTTAGATTTATCGTACAACCGTCTAGCAAATTTACCAGAGGAAAGATGGGATGTTTTGGCTTCAATGAAAGTATTGAACGTTTCTTTTAACAGCATTAATATGGTACCAGCAGATTTACCTTACCTGTACAGAATTGAAGTGTTAAACGCTGCGTCAAACGACCTCACGTCACTTCCCAGCGATATCGTGAAAATGACTGGTTTGAAAAGCATCGACGTGTCGGACAATCTCCTCGAGGCATTACCCGAAGGTATATGCAAACTACCATGCTTAACGAACGTTAATGTTGccgacaataaaataaaacaatggccATCCAAAATTGAAGCTCTTAAGGCGAAGGCTACCGTAAATATGGAAAATCAGTCAGCTTATAAACAAAGAGATGCACCGGATGATGCCCTTAAAGCAGGAGAGGTCCAAACTGACGCCGAAGATGATTCAAAGAGGTAG